In the Nakamurella alba genome, one interval contains:
- a CDS encoding (2Fe-2S)-binding protein encodes MTRPGPDRGVHTVLTINGTRHELTLDPRTTLLDALRERLDLTGSKKGCDRGQCGACTVLVDGRRVNSCLLLAASAAGSEVTTVEGLADGDRLHPVQQAFLDHDAFQCGYCTPGQICSAVGALAELAEGRPSAVTPDVAAEPRWEAAEIRERMSGNLCRCGAYAHIVPAVMAAMDRSAGGAEPAPPAEPSPGVPAQMDGANR; translated from the coding sequence ATGACCCGCCCGGGTCCCGATCGTGGCGTGCACACCGTGCTGACCATCAACGGCACCCGGCACGAGTTGACCCTCGACCCGCGGACCACGCTGCTGGATGCCCTGCGTGAGCGCCTGGATCTGACCGGGTCGAAGAAGGGGTGCGACCGCGGGCAGTGCGGCGCATGCACAGTCCTGGTCGACGGCCGCCGGGTGAACAGCTGCCTGTTGCTGGCGGCGAGCGCCGCCGGCAGCGAGGTGACGACGGTGGAGGGGTTGGCCGACGGTGACCGCCTGCACCCGGTGCAGCAGGCGTTCCTGGACCACGACGCATTCCAGTGCGGCTACTGCACACCCGGTCAGATCTGCTCGGCGGTCGGTGCGTTGGCCGAGCTGGCCGAGGGCCGGCCGAGCGCGGTCACCCCGGACGTCGCCGCGGAACCCCGGTGGGAGGCCGCCGAGATCCGGGAGCGGATGAGCGGAAACCTGTGTCGGTGCGGGGCGTACGCGCACATCGTGCCGGCGGTGATGGCCGCCATGGACCGTTCGGCCGGTGGCGCCGAGCCCGCCCCGCCCGCCGAGCCGTCGCCGGGGGTCCCGGCGCAGATGGACGGGGCGAACCGATGA
- a CDS encoding YciI family protein, with protein MPQYLMYATGDDSVPTPPPTPELMAEMGRFSEEATKAGVLLATGGFAPSATETRVQLDASGDATVLDGPYAEAKELIGGWALMECRDIDEAVEYAKRFLRIAGPGESRIRQVFGPGVVAFGTPQEIPGFPQG; from the coding sequence ATGCCCCAGTACCTGATGTACGCGACCGGCGACGACTCCGTCCCCACCCCGCCGCCCACCCCGGAGCTGATGGCCGAGATGGGCCGGTTCTCCGAGGAGGCGACCAAGGCCGGCGTGCTGCTGGCCACCGGCGGATTCGCACCCAGCGCCACCGAGACCCGCGTGCAGCTCGACGCATCCGGTGACGCCACCGTGCTCGACGGCCCCTACGCCGAGGCCAAGGAACTGATCGGCGGCTGGGCGCTGATGGAGTGCCGAGACATCGACGAGGCGGTCGAGTACGCCAAGCGCTTCCTGCGCATCGCCGGCCCGGGCGAGTCCCGGATCCGGCAGGTCTTCGGCCCGGGCGTGGTGGCCTTCGGGACCCCGCAGGAGATCCCCGGCTTCCCACAGGGCTGA
- a CDS encoding YdeI/OmpD-associated family protein: MVSFADKPILDLTVPEWEAYLSGEPDDGGVRLKLRKKSSSAPGMTWSEALDVALCHGWIDGQAGRLDDDYTLQAFTPRRKNSPWSQINQGHVARLIDEGRMRPGGLAEIERAKADGRWDAAYRQKGAAAPPDLQAALDENPAAAAFLAGLPAVERFRVYFRISAIKTPATRAARIADVVAKAAVGELHYK, encoded by the coding sequence ATGGTGAGCTTCGCGGACAAGCCGATCCTGGATCTCACCGTGCCGGAGTGGGAGGCCTACCTGTCCGGAGAGCCGGACGACGGCGGGGTGCGGCTCAAACTGCGGAAGAAGAGCTCGTCGGCACCGGGCATGACCTGGTCCGAGGCGCTGGACGTGGCCCTGTGCCACGGCTGGATCGACGGTCAGGCCGGCCGGCTCGACGACGACTACACGTTGCAGGCCTTCACCCCGCGGCGGAAGAACAGCCCGTGGTCGCAGATCAACCAGGGGCACGTGGCCCGGCTGATCGACGAGGGCCGGATGCGCCCCGGCGGGTTGGCCGAGATCGAGCGGGCGAAGGCGGACGGCCGGTGGGACGCGGCGTACCGGCAGAAGGGTGCGGCAGCTCCGCCGGACCTGCAGGCCGCGCTCGACGAGAATCCCGCTGCGGCAGCGTTCCTCGCCGGGTTGCCGGCGGTGGAGCGGTTCCGCGTCTACTTCCGGATCTCCGCCATCAAGACCCCGGCCACCCGGGCCGCCCGGATCGCCGACGTGGTGGCCAAGGCCGCGGTGGGCGAGCTGCACTACAAGTAG
- a CDS encoding SRPBCC family protein produces MTSSTSTHNTERHSAPHHSGKATVSLPSDTQILITRHFDAPRALLWRAWTTPELVKKWWAGQRGQVTSAEIDLRVGGSYRYVLVANEGFEVGFHGEFSEIVDGEKIVKTEIFEGAPDGVAVNTDTFADAGGGTQLSVLVDCPDQQTRDMIVASGMEDGMQESYDALETVAGGLAAS; encoded by the coding sequence ATGACCAGCAGCACCAGCACTCACAACACCGAACGGCACAGTGCCCCCCACCACAGTGGCAAGGCGACCGTGTCCCTGCCGTCGGACACCCAGATCCTGATCACCCGCCACTTCGACGCCCCGCGGGCGCTGCTCTGGCGCGCCTGGACCACCCCGGAGCTGGTGAAGAAGTGGTGGGCCGGGCAGCGTGGCCAGGTCACCTCGGCCGAGATCGATCTGCGGGTCGGCGGCAGCTACCGGTACGTGCTGGTGGCGAACGAGGGCTTCGAGGTCGGCTTCCACGGCGAGTTCTCCGAGATCGTCGACGGCGAGAAGATCGTCAAGACGGAGATCTTCGAGGGTGCGCCGGACGGCGTGGCGGTCAACACCGACACCTTCGCCGACGCCGGCGGCGGCACCCAGCTGTCCGTGCTCGTCGACTGCCCGGACCAGCAGACCCGCGACATGATCGTCGCCAGCGGCATGGAGGACGGCATGCAGGAGTCCTACGACGCGCTGGAGACGGTGGCGGGCGGGCTCGCCGCCTCCTGA
- a CDS encoding FAD binding domain-containing protein — protein MRTFTYERPTDLEQAVALAGRSGARLLGGGTNLVDLMKLGAEEPDIVVDVSHLPLTGVVRDDHGGVDVGAMVRNSDLAADPVVRRYYPALAEALLAGASGQLRNMATTGGNLLQRTRCGYFMDVGKPCNKRDPGSGCPARNGEHRMLGVLGTSTSCIATHPSDMAVALAALDAEVDVQGPAGRRRLSLEELYLLPGDTPQVETTLRAGEVVTGIHLPPLVDGTRSTYRKVRDRASYAFAVVSTAVLVRWDGPTAVDLRIALGGVAPRPWRARTAEAVLRGTAPTTDSVVDALNAEFAAADPLPDNAFKVPLTVRLVADTLGGLAGGAR, from the coding sequence ATGAGGACCTTCACCTACGAACGTCCCACCGACCTGGAGCAGGCGGTCGCGCTGGCCGGCCGGTCGGGGGCGCGCCTGCTGGGTGGCGGCACCAATCTGGTCGATCTGATGAAGTTGGGAGCGGAGGAGCCCGACATCGTCGTCGATGTCTCGCACCTGCCGTTGACCGGGGTGGTGCGGGACGATCACGGCGGGGTGGACGTCGGCGCCATGGTCCGGAACAGCGACCTGGCCGCCGACCCGGTGGTCCGTCGGTACTACCCCGCCTTGGCAGAGGCACTGCTGGCGGGGGCATCGGGCCAGCTGCGCAACATGGCCACGACAGGCGGGAATCTGCTGCAGCGCACCAGGTGCGGGTACTTCATGGACGTCGGCAAACCCTGCAACAAGCGGGACCCGGGATCGGGCTGCCCGGCCCGCAACGGCGAGCACCGCATGCTCGGCGTGCTCGGCACCTCGACCTCCTGCATCGCCACCCACCCCTCGGACATGGCCGTGGCGCTGGCGGCGCTCGATGCCGAGGTGGACGTGCAGGGCCCGGCCGGCCGGCGCCGGTTGTCGTTGGAGGAGCTGTATCTGCTGCCCGGTGACACCCCGCAGGTGGAGACCACGCTGCGGGCCGGGGAAGTGGTGACCGGCATCCACCTCCCGCCGCTGGTGGACGGCACCCGGTCCACCTACCGGAAGGTGCGCGACCGGGCGTCCTACGCGTTCGCGGTGGTCTCGACCGCGGTCCTGGTCCGCTGGGACGGCCCCACGGCCGTGGACCTGCGCATCGCGCTCGGCGGCGTGGCACCGCGCCCGTGGCGGGCGCGGACCGCGGAGGCGGTGCTGCGGGGTACCGCGCCGACGACCGACTCGGTCGTCGACGCCCTGAATGCCGAGTTCGCCGCTGCGGACCCGCTGCCGGACAACGCGTTCAAGGTGCCATTGACCGTCCGGCTGGTGGCCGACACCTTGGGCGGACTCGCCGGGGGTGCCCGATGA
- a CDS encoding dihydrofolate reductase family protein, giving the protein MATPMVTTDLSISIDGFAAGPRQSAEKPFGDGKVDALIRWMFEDGEASAAELAGIGGAGSYIMGRNMFGPDRGSFDLSWTGWWGDTPPYGAPVFVLSHHERESFELAGGTSFTFVNGIRPAFDLAVAAAQAAGSDRVAIAGGATTVNQFLAAGLIDELRLHISPVVLGSGERLFDRVPSVDLEQVSSRATSLVTHQVYRVLR; this is encoded by the coding sequence ATGGCTACCCCGATGGTCACCACCGACCTCAGCATCTCGATCGACGGTTTCGCCGCCGGACCGCGGCAGAGCGCCGAGAAGCCTTTCGGCGACGGCAAGGTCGACGCGCTGATCCGCTGGATGTTCGAGGACGGCGAGGCCAGCGCCGCGGAACTGGCCGGTATCGGCGGCGCCGGTTCGTACATCATGGGGCGCAACATGTTCGGCCCGGACCGCGGGTCGTTCGACCTGTCCTGGACCGGTTGGTGGGGCGACACCCCGCCGTACGGCGCGCCGGTGTTCGTGCTCAGTCACCACGAGCGGGAGTCGTTCGAGCTGGCCGGCGGGACCTCGTTCACCTTCGTGAACGGGATCCGGCCGGCTTTCGACCTCGCGGTCGCCGCGGCGCAGGCGGCCGGCAGTGACCGGGTGGCGATCGCCGGCGGCGCGACCACGGTCAACCAGTTCCTGGCCGCCGGGCTGATCGACGAACTGCGCCTGCATATCTCGCCGGTCGTGCTGGGCTCCGGTGAGCGGCTCTTCGACCGGGTGCCGTCGGTCGACCTGGAGCAGGTGTCGTCCCGGGCGACCTCGCTGGTGACGCACCAGGTGTACCGGGTCCTCCGCTGA
- a CDS encoding phosphate-starvation-inducible PsiE family protein: MTDRNRRRPGRGGTWPRNEGGEGDEAEAPAHIRIGNRILEWAETAVYIGIAILLVVTAVSLLVAAVRETGSMFAGDAANGNAAVAVLDLLLLIFIVVELLYAVRTTIARRELIAEPFLIVGIIASIKEIVVLSVKAAEDVGKGAEFSDSMREIAILGALVLVLGLTAWLLRRKEREPDEGRNADEEDAAKA, from the coding sequence ATGACCGACCGGAACCGTCGCCGACCCGGAAGAGGTGGCACCTGGCCGCGCAACGAGGGTGGGGAGGGCGACGAGGCGGAGGCGCCGGCGCACATCCGGATCGGCAACCGGATCCTGGAGTGGGCGGAGACGGCCGTCTACATCGGCATCGCGATCCTGCTGGTGGTCACGGCGGTGTCGCTGCTGGTTGCGGCCGTCCGGGAGACCGGCAGCATGTTCGCCGGCGACGCCGCCAACGGCAACGCGGCGGTCGCGGTGCTCGATCTGCTGCTGCTCATCTTCATCGTGGTCGAGTTGCTCTACGCCGTCCGGACGACCATCGCCCGCCGTGAACTCATCGCCGAACCGTTCCTGATCGTCGGCATCATCGCCTCGATCAAGGAGATCGTGGTGCTGTCGGTGAAGGCGGCGGAGGACGTCGGCAAGGGGGCGGAGTTCTCCGACTCCATGCGCGAGATCGCGATCCTGGGGGCGCTGGTCCTGGTACTGGGCCTCACCGCCTGGCTGCTCCGCCGCAAGGAGCGCGAGCCCGACGAGGGCCGCAACGCCGACGAGGAGGACGCCGCCAAGGCCTGA
- a CDS encoding VOC family protein: protein MHLDLVAVIVPDYDVAIDFYVRVLGFELAEDSPAETNDGRPKRWVVVRPPGGGTGLLLALADGDKQAAAVGDQFAGRVGLFLRVDEFDRTYDRMVAAGVRFHSAPRLEEYGSVAVFEDVAGNKWDLLGPRPGA from the coding sequence ATGCATCTCGACCTGGTCGCCGTGATCGTCCCCGACTACGACGTGGCCATCGACTTCTACGTCAGGGTATTGGGTTTCGAGCTCGCCGAGGACTCACCGGCGGAGACGAACGACGGCCGGCCCAAGCGCTGGGTGGTGGTCCGGCCGCCAGGTGGCGGCACCGGGCTGCTGCTCGCGCTGGCCGACGGGGACAAGCAGGCGGCCGCGGTCGGCGACCAGTTCGCCGGCCGGGTCGGTCTGTTCCTCCGGGTGGACGAGTTCGACCGGACCTACGACCGGATGGTCGCCGCCGGGGTGCGGTTCCACTCGGCCCCGCGACTCGAGGAGTACGGGTCGGTCGCCGTGTTCGAGGACGTGGCGGGCAACAAGTGGGACCTGCTCGGGCCGCGACCCGGCGCGTGA
- a CDS encoding RNA polymerase sigma factor, whose translation MTGPTEHPHAALDAVVRIELPRLIGALARMTGDVGTAEELAQEATVAALEQWPRDGVPRNPGAWLTTTAKRRAVDLFRRNDSLRDKYAQLAHELDRERPGGAVSTDFDAALDDRIDDDLLRLIFTSCHPVLAPEGRAALTLRVVGGLSVAEIARAYLVPEPTMAARITRAKKALTKAGVPFEVPEGPDRAARLSSVLQVIYLVFNEGYSATFGSDWLRTDLTLEAVRLARVLAGLMPDEPEVFGLAALLEIQASRNAARVGPDGTPVLLLDQDRTRWDPLLIRRGLSALARAEQLGGAGGHYALQAAVAACHARAARPEDTDWQRIAMLYQAISSRWPSPVVEINRAVAVSFADGPAAALEILDRLPDSPALRSYHLLPSVRGDLLSKLGRTADARAEFQRAAALSRNEQERALLLARADGLT comes from the coding sequence GTGACGGGCCCGACCGAGCACCCGCATGCCGCCCTGGATGCGGTCGTCCGGATCGAGCTGCCCCGGCTGATCGGCGCGCTGGCGCGGATGACCGGGGATGTCGGCACGGCCGAGGAGCTGGCGCAGGAGGCGACGGTGGCCGCACTCGAGCAGTGGCCACGCGACGGCGTGCCGCGCAATCCGGGCGCCTGGCTGACCACCACCGCGAAGCGCCGTGCGGTGGACCTGTTCCGCCGCAACGACTCCCTGCGCGACAAGTACGCGCAACTCGCACACGAGCTGGACCGCGAGCGCCCCGGCGGCGCCGTGTCGACCGACTTCGACGCAGCCCTGGACGACCGGATCGACGACGACCTGCTGCGGTTGATCTTCACCTCCTGCCACCCGGTGCTGGCGCCCGAGGGCCGCGCGGCCCTCACCCTCCGGGTGGTCGGCGGCCTCAGCGTCGCCGAGATCGCCCGCGCCTACCTGGTTCCCGAGCCGACCATGGCGGCGCGGATCACCCGGGCGAAGAAGGCGCTGACCAAGGCCGGTGTGCCGTTCGAGGTCCCGGAAGGGCCCGACCGTGCGGCCCGACTGTCCTCCGTGCTGCAGGTGATCTATCTCGTCTTCAACGAGGGCTACTCGGCGACCTTCGGGTCCGACTGGCTGCGCACGGACCTCACCCTGGAGGCGGTGCGACTGGCCAGGGTGCTGGCCGGCCTGATGCCGGACGAGCCCGAGGTGTTCGGCCTGGCAGCGCTTCTGGAGATCCAGGCATCCCGGAACGCCGCGCGGGTCGGCCCCGACGGTACGCCGGTGCTGCTGCTGGACCAGGACCGCACCCGCTGGGACCCGCTGCTGATCCGCCGCGGGCTGTCCGCCCTGGCCCGCGCCGAGCAGCTGGGCGGGGCCGGCGGGCACTACGCCCTGCAGGCAGCGGTGGCCGCCTGCCACGCCCGGGCCGCCCGCCCGGAGGACACCGACTGGCAACGCATCGCGATGCTGTACCAGGCGATCTCGTCCCGCTGGCCGTCGCCGGTGGTCGAGATCAACCGTGCGGTGGCCGTCTCGTTCGCCGACGGCCCGGCGGCCGCGCTGGAGATCCTGGACCGGCTGCCGGACTCGCCGGCGCTGCGCAGCTACCACCTGTTGCCCAGCGTGCGCGGCGACCTGCTGTCGAAGCTGGGACGCACCGCCGACGCCCGCGCGGAATTCCAGCGGGCGGCGGCACTCTCGCGCAACGAACAGGAGCGCGCCCTGTTGCTGGCCCGGGCCGACGGGCTGACCTGA
- a CDS encoding cellulase family glycosylhydrolase, which translates to MTTPVPDNVRRTRIVWLVVGIVVLVAAATIGIVRLPSAQNTESPDAGAAGAATPTGTTASPATTAATTTADTAGQVTSYGGHGSAVAGTRSGGAAPAVTRSSPAQPSDDTPRVDAATGELLDWEGPLHTEGSTILDVNDRPVRIRMANWFGLEITDCAPHGLWQISLDQGMAELAAFGFTTVRVPWSNECLDKPATSFDPGLNPELTGRTGIEVLDAVVAAAKDHGLTVLLDRHRPDVNTQSELWYTDTVSEQQWIDDWVRVVERYADDTTVIGADLHNEPHGAACWGCGDPARDWAAAAVRGGNAVLAANPDLLIVVEGVEKPGDGSTTWWGGGLSDVATHPISLSVPGRLVYSPHDYPSTIWPRDWFDDPAYPANLAPFWDRNWGFIQQQGIAPVLLGEFGSKLETESDKVWMATLVEYLNTNRMSFGYWAFNPNSGDTGGLVQDDWITPETAKLQMLAPLLGSEPDPQVPAPVTPAATTATTGAATTTAATGAAEGPDDALSIGWKQPSTWGTGYTVQLEITATVGVTGWSVSWPDGHAIGVADPYGMSCAAEIGVITCTGADWAGALGAGQSVTVGVQVNGDGTAPESPPLTVHTSV; encoded by the coding sequence GTGACCACACCCGTGCCGGACAACGTCCGGCGTACCCGGATCGTGTGGCTCGTCGTCGGGATCGTCGTGCTGGTGGCCGCTGCGACCATCGGCATCGTGAGACTGCCATCGGCTCAGAACACCGAGAGTCCAGACGCGGGTGCGGCGGGGGCCGCGACGCCGACCGGTACGACCGCGAGCCCGGCCACTACCGCCGCCACCACCACGGCCGACACGGCAGGACAGGTCACGAGCTACGGCGGTCACGGATCCGCGGTCGCGGGCACCCGCAGCGGCGGCGCCGCACCGGCGGTCACCCGGTCGAGCCCGGCACAGCCGTCCGACGACACCCCTCGGGTCGACGCCGCCACCGGCGAGTTGTTGGACTGGGAAGGCCCGCTGCACACCGAGGGCTCCACGATCCTGGACGTAAACGACCGCCCGGTGCGGATCCGGATGGCGAACTGGTTCGGCCTGGAGATCACCGACTGTGCCCCGCACGGCCTCTGGCAGATCTCGCTGGACCAGGGCATGGCCGAGCTCGCGGCGTTCGGGTTCACCACCGTCCGGGTCCCGTGGTCCAACGAGTGTCTCGACAAGCCGGCCACGTCCTTCGATCCCGGGCTCAACCCGGAGCTGACCGGCCGCACCGGCATCGAGGTGCTGGACGCGGTGGTCGCCGCCGCGAAGGATCACGGCCTGACCGTGCTGCTGGACCGGCACCGTCCGGACGTGAACACCCAGTCCGAGCTCTGGTACACCGACACCGTCTCCGAGCAGCAGTGGATCGACGACTGGGTGCGCGTGGTCGAGCGGTACGCCGACGACACCACGGTGATCGGCGCCGACCTGCACAACGAACCGCACGGCGCCGCCTGCTGGGGCTGCGGCGACCCGGCCCGCGACTGGGCCGCGGCCGCGGTGCGCGGCGGGAATGCGGTGCTGGCAGCGAATCCCGACCTGCTGATCGTGGTCGAGGGGGTGGAGAAGCCCGGTGACGGCAGCACCACCTGGTGGGGCGGTGGGCTGTCCGATGTTGCGACTCACCCGATCTCGCTCTCGGTCCCGGGTCGGCTGGTCTACTCCCCGCACGACTACCCGTCGACGATCTGGCCGCGGGACTGGTTCGACGACCCGGCCTACCCGGCCAACCTGGCACCGTTCTGGGACCGGAACTGGGGTTTCATCCAGCAGCAGGGCATCGCCCCGGTGCTGCTCGGCGAGTTCGGCAGCAAGCTGGAGACCGAGTCCGACAAGGTCTGGATGGCCACCCTCGTCGAGTACCTCAACACCAACCGGATGAGCTTCGGCTACTGGGCCTTCAACCCGAACAGCGGTGACACCGGCGGCCTTGTCCAGGACGACTGGATCACCCCGGAGACGGCCAAGCTGCAGATGCTGGCGCCGTTGCTGGGCAGCGAGCCGGATCCGCAGGTGCCTGCCCCGGTGACGCCGGCAGCGACCACTGCGACCACTGGCGCGGCCACCACAACGGCAGCCACCGGGGCGGCGGAGGGGCCGGACGACGCGCTGTCGATCGGCTGGAAGCAGCCCTCGACCTGGGGCACCGGCTACACCGTGCAGCTGGAGATCACCGCGACGGTCGGGGTCACCGGCTGGTCGGTCAGCTGGCCGGACGGCCACGCGATCGGCGTCGCCGA
- a CDS encoding xanthine dehydrogenase family protein molybdopterin-binding subunit yields the protein MTRAELRRPHAVGSAYERVEGRDKVVGAARYAAEFVRDEACHGWIVGSTVARGRITEVDTATAAAVPGVIDVLWHGNAHRLTEVDDAELMVLQDDRVQYHGRPVAVVIGRTLEAARAGAAALRIDYDVEPFHVQLSAHDPDLVVPDELNAGFPTDTESGDVEAGLTRADVVVDQEYRTPHLHNVPMEPHATTARWDAADQATVYDSTQNSSEVSRTAAQAFGLGAGAVTVHSEHVGGGFGSKGTTRPNVILALLAARLVDRPVTVTLTREMTFHLVGYRTPTIQRVRLGATAAGRLTAIVHETVEQSSRLLDFAEQTGESTRHMYAAPARRVTHRLSRLDVPTPRWLRAPGEAPGMFAVEAAMDELAEQLGLDPVELRIANEPETDPDSGLRFSSRHYVECLREGARLFGWSRPRPQGTGPWRVGRGVAGSTYPAYQQPSSARATARADGTFDVEIAAADIGTGARTVLRQIAADALQVPIDRVRMHVGSSALPQASGAGGSSGTASWGRAVTRASEQLCDRLTAVGGAVPFDGLSAEADTTDELSAQPALARFAYGAQFVEARVNTITGEVRVPRALGTFAVGRVVNPRLARSQLIGGMTMGLSMALLEEGRWDPAFGDTVNDNFADYHIAANADIGDIDVHWLDEQDDHLNPMGSKGIGEIGIVGTAAAVTAAVHDAVGVRIRDLPVRLDKVLAAL from the coding sequence ATGACACGCGCCGAGCTGCGTCGCCCGCACGCTGTGGGATCGGCGTACGAACGGGTGGAGGGCCGTGACAAGGTCGTCGGAGCAGCCCGGTACGCGGCGGAATTCGTCCGCGACGAGGCCTGCCACGGCTGGATCGTCGGGTCGACGGTCGCCCGCGGCCGGATCACCGAAGTCGACACCGCGACCGCCGCCGCCGTCCCCGGGGTGATCGACGTGCTGTGGCACGGCAACGCACACCGGCTGACCGAGGTGGACGACGCCGAGTTGATGGTGCTGCAGGACGACCGGGTGCAGTACCACGGTCGTCCCGTGGCGGTGGTGATCGGACGGACCCTGGAAGCCGCCCGGGCCGGAGCCGCGGCCCTGCGCATCGACTACGACGTCGAGCCGTTCCACGTCCAGCTGTCCGCCCATGACCCGGATCTCGTGGTCCCGGACGAGCTCAATGCGGGCTTCCCGACCGACACCGAGTCCGGCGATGTCGAGGCCGGGCTGACCCGGGCGGACGTGGTCGTCGACCAGGAGTACCGGACGCCGCACCTGCACAACGTTCCGATGGAACCGCACGCGACCACCGCCCGATGGGACGCTGCGGACCAGGCCACGGTGTACGACTCGACGCAGAACAGCTCCGAGGTGAGCCGGACCGCGGCACAGGCGTTCGGGCTGGGAGCCGGGGCGGTGACCGTGCACTCGGAGCACGTCGGCGGTGGGTTCGGTTCAAAGGGGACGACCCGGCCCAACGTGATCCTTGCCCTGCTCGCCGCCCGGCTGGTCGATCGGCCGGTCACCGTCACACTGACCCGCGAGATGACCTTTCATCTGGTCGGCTACCGCACGCCGACGATCCAACGGGTCCGCCTCGGTGCCACGGCCGCAGGTCGGCTGACCGCGATCGTGCACGAAACGGTCGAACAGAGCTCGCGGCTGCTGGACTTCGCCGAGCAGACCGGTGAATCCACCCGGCACATGTATGCGGCGCCGGCCCGGCGGGTCACACACCGGCTGTCACGCCTCGATGTGCCCACCCCGCGCTGGTTGCGCGCACCCGGGGAGGCGCCGGGAATGTTCGCGGTCGAAGCGGCGATGGACGAGCTGGCCGAGCAGCTCGGCCTGGACCCGGTCGAGCTGCGGATCGCCAACGAGCCGGAGACCGACCCGGACAGCGGGCTGCGGTTCTCGAGTCGGCACTACGTCGAGTGCCTCCGGGAGGGCGCGCGGCTGTTCGGCTGGTCCCGGCCGAGGCCGCAGGGGACCGGTCCGTGGCGGGTCGGCCGCGGAGTCGCCGGTTCCACCTACCCGGCCTACCAGCAGCCGAGCTCGGCGCGGGCGACCGCCCGTGCCGATGGCACCTTCGACGTGGAGATCGCCGCCGCCGACATCGGCACGGGTGCGCGCACCGTGCTGCGCCAGATCGCCGCCGATGCCCTGCAGGTCCCGATCGACCGGGTTCGGATGCACGTCGGGTCCAGCGCCCTGCCGCAGGCGTCGGGCGCCGGGGGCTCGTCCGGCACTGCCTCCTGGGGTCGGGCGGTGACGCGCGCGAGCGAGCAGTTGTGCGACCGGCTGACGGCAGTCGGCGGCGCCGTGCCGTTCGACGGTCTGTCGGCGGAGGCCGACACCACCGACGAGCTCTCGGCACAACCCGCGCTGGCCCGGTTCGCCTACGGTGCACAGTTCGTCGAAGCGCGGGTCAACACGATCACCGGTGAGGTCCGGGTGCCGCGGGCCCTGGGCACGTTCGCCGTCGGCCGGGTGGTCAACCCGCGGCTGGCCCGGTCGCAGTTGATCGGCGGGATGACGATGGGTCTGTCGATGGCACTGCTGGAGGAGGGTCGGTGGGATCCGGCGTTCGGCGACACTGTCAACGACAACTTCGCGGACTACCACATCGCCGCCAATGCCGACATCGGTGACATCGACGTCCACTGGCTCGACGAACAGGACGACCACCTGAACCCGATGGGCTCCAAGGGCATCGGGGAGATCGGCATCGTCGGGACCGCGGCCGCGGTCACCGCCGCCGTCCACGACGCGGTGGGCGTGCGGATCCGAGACCTGCCCGTGCGGCTCGACAAGGTGCTGGCCGCTCTGTGA